From a region of the Streptomyces sp. NBC_00193 genome:
- a CDS encoding MBL fold metallo-hydrolase, whose protein sequence is MTTRSLGRDITVLGDALEAPGVGFIPVNAFVLHAREPVVVDTGLGLPDRDFLRTLSEAVDPADVRWIWLTHPDRDHTGGIFALLEAAPEARVVTTFLGAGEMTTERPLPMDRVYFLNPGQRLDVGDRTLTAFRPPLFDNPATVGFYDDRSRACFSSDCFGAPLPDGDLAAGGDAGAVGPEDLRAAQLFWASLDSPWVTVADREKFLATVLPVREMDPELVLSTHLPPAAGIGLIARMLDTVSLAPGLEPFVGPDQEALEQMLAGFEPAGPAHAAA, encoded by the coding sequence ATGACCACACGCTCACTCGGCCGGGACATCACGGTGCTCGGGGACGCGCTCGAAGCGCCCGGAGTCGGCTTCATCCCGGTCAACGCCTTCGTCCTGCACGCCAGGGAGCCCGTGGTCGTCGACACCGGCCTCGGCCTGCCCGACCGGGACTTCCTGAGGACCCTCTCCGAGGCCGTCGACCCCGCCGACGTGCGGTGGATCTGGCTGACGCACCCGGACCGGGACCACACCGGCGGGATCTTCGCCCTGCTGGAGGCCGCCCCCGAGGCCCGCGTGGTGACCACCTTCCTCGGCGCGGGCGAGATGACCACGGAGCGACCGCTGCCCATGGACCGGGTCTACTTCCTCAACCCCGGCCAGCGCCTCGACGTCGGCGACCGCACCCTCACCGCCTTCCGGCCGCCCCTCTTCGACAACCCCGCGACCGTGGGCTTCTACGACGACCGGTCGCGGGCCTGCTTCAGCTCCGACTGCTTCGGCGCCCCCCTCCCGGACGGCGACCTCGCGGCCGGCGGCGACGCCGGGGCGGTCGGGCCCGAGGACCTGCGGGCCGCCCAGCTGTTCTGGGCTTCGCTGGACAGCCCCTGGGTGACCGTCGCCGACCGGGAGAAGTTCCTCGCCACGGTCCTGCCGGTCCGGGAGATGGACCCCGAGCTCGTGCTCTCCACCCACCTGCCGCCGGCCGCCGGGATCGGGCTCATCGCCCGGATGCTCGACACGGTGTCCCTCGCCCCGGGCCTCGAACCCTTCGTGGGCCCGGACCAGGAGGCCCTGGAACAGATGCTGGCCGGGTTCGAACCGGCCGGCCCGGCGCATGCGGCGGCCTGA
- a CDS encoding CPBP family intramembrane glutamic endopeptidase: MVQPVDEGDGPDTSRRGFFDRPSLGKAVLVIGGYLAYYLLVGRAVGAVFGDEVDKDDVLATGASIFFALVLPIAIGAVTLLGFTAAIGRLRSVFRRRPAVGRPWMWIGPALALLAVVGHAAATDWSGWRPEQLVLIALLGLCVGLAEELATRGLAVRLLHDAGHSERFVMVVSSLLFALMHVTNVLSGMKVSTVLVTVVYAFGFGVCMYLVMRLTGTIWSAIALHAVTDPTAIFASGGVDEAVTQHTGGWSALASTATILMVVFAFVAAFLVRGGRRGRTDSPGLSDGGGAAFRR, translated from the coding sequence ATGGTGCAGCCGGTGGACGAGGGCGACGGTCCGGACACCTCCCGGAGGGGTTTCTTCGATCGGCCGAGCCTCGGGAAGGCCGTCCTGGTGATCGGCGGGTACCTGGCCTACTACCTGCTGGTCGGGCGCGCCGTCGGCGCCGTCTTCGGCGACGAGGTGGACAAGGACGACGTGCTGGCGACGGGCGCGAGCATCTTCTTCGCCCTCGTGCTGCCGATCGCGATCGGCGCCGTGACCCTCCTCGGCTTCACCGCCGCCATCGGCCGGCTCCGCTCGGTCTTCCGCAGGCGGCCGGCCGTGGGCCGGCCCTGGATGTGGATCGGTCCCGCGCTCGCGCTCCTCGCCGTCGTCGGCCACGCCGCGGCCACCGACTGGAGCGGCTGGCGGCCGGAGCAGCTCGTCCTCATCGCCCTTCTCGGGCTCTGCGTGGGACTCGCCGAGGAGCTCGCGACCCGCGGCCTCGCGGTCCGGTTGCTCCACGACGCCGGGCACTCCGAGCGGTTCGTGATGGTGGTCTCGTCGCTACTGTTCGCCCTCATGCACGTGACCAACGTGCTGTCCGGGATGAAGGTGAGCACGGTGCTCGTCACCGTCGTCTACGCCTTCGGCTTCGGCGTGTGCATGTACCTCGTCATGCGTCTCACCGGCACCATCTGGTCCGCGATCGCCCTGCACGCCGTCACGGACCCGACGGCCATCTTCGCCAGCGGCGGCGTCGACGAAGCCGTCACGCAGCACACCGGCGGCTGGTCCGCCCTCGCCTCGACGGCCACGATCCTCATGGTCGTCTTCGCGTTCGTGGCCGCCTTCCTGGTCCGCGGGGGCCGCCGCGGGCGGACGGACTCCCCCGGACTCAGCGACGGCGGTGGAGCAGCCTTCCGCCGATGA
- a CDS encoding A24 family peptidase, with translation MGIAGFVAGVTLWGVLAGLLLPRAVYRLSVELGMPWRSDCPAGHPLTGPAGGWLGFAVCPRCGPGARWHGGYAPVAGAVLATTLVCLTLGAGVGARPELGAWLLLAPFTVLLCFVDQAVHRLPDVLTLPLAATTAAALGVAALFTGTGGSWTRALLGGLTLGSVYLVLHLIYPPGMGFGDVTLALTVGQILGWYGWFVLFAGSFAAFTAAAVHGYVRVALRRVEPGSSLAFGPFMAGGALAGVIYAGLGLGMGLDLASDPVLGAGLVP, from the coding sequence ATGGGCATCGCGGGATTCGTGGCCGGGGTCACGCTCTGGGGCGTACTGGCGGGCCTGCTGCTGCCCCGGGCCGTCTACCGCCTCTCCGTCGAGTTGGGCATGCCCTGGCGGTCGGACTGCCCGGCCGGGCATCCGCTGACCGGCCCGGCCGGAGGCTGGCTGGGCTTCGCCGTCTGCCCCCGGTGCGGGCCCGGCGCCCGGTGGCACGGCGGCTACGCGCCCGTCGCGGGGGCCGTGCTCGCCACCACCCTGGTGTGCCTCACGCTGGGCGCCGGGGTCGGGGCGCGGCCCGAACTGGGGGCCTGGCTGCTGCTGGCGCCGTTCACCGTCCTGCTCTGCTTCGTCGACCAGGCCGTGCACCGGCTGCCCGACGTACTGACCCTCCCGCTGGCGGCCACCACCGCTGCCGCGCTCGGCGTGGCCGCCCTGTTCACGGGTACCGGCGGATCCTGGACGCGCGCGCTGCTCGGGGGGCTCACCCTCGGGTCCGTGTACCTCGTACTCCACCTGATCTACCCGCCCGGGATGGGCTTCGGTGACGTCACCCTGGCCCTGACCGTGGGGCAGATCCTGGGCTGGTACGGGTGGTTCGTGCTGTTCGCGGGCAGCTTCGCCGCATTCACCGCGGCCGCCGTGCACGGGTACGTCCGGGTCGCCCTGCGCCGGGTGGAGCCCGGGAGCTCGCTCGCCTTCGGGCCGTTCATGGCCGGCGGCGCCCTCGCGGGCGTGATCTACGCGGGCCTGGGCCTGGGCATGGGGCTCGACCTGGCGTCGGACCCCGTCCTGGGAGCCGGACTGGTTCCGTGA
- the mqnC gene encoding cyclic dehypoxanthinyl futalosine synthase, protein MTDQAALQSVLDRAAAGGRITREEALDLYRHAPLHALGQAADAARRLRYAGTEHIATYIIERNINYTNVCVTACKFCAFYAAPKDAKKGWSRDLDDILRRCAETVELGGTQIMFQGGHHPDYGVEYYEHHFSAIKQAFPQLVIHSLGASEVEHMARISKVSAEEAIQRIHAAGLDSFAGAGAELLPERPRKAIAPLKESGERWLEIMEIAHKLGVESTSTMLMGTGETNAERIEHIAMIRDTQDRTGGFRAFIPYTYQPENNHLKGRTQATVFEYLRMIAIARLFLDNIAHIQGSWLTVGKEAGQLSLHYGADDLGSIMLEENVVSSAGAKHRSNRMEIIDLIRKAGRTPAQRATTYEHLLVHDDPANDPVDDRVVSHISSTAIEGGTAHPELKLISSN, encoded by the coding sequence GTGACCGACCAGGCCGCTCTCCAGTCAGTCCTCGACCGAGCCGCCGCGGGGGGCCGGATCACCCGGGAAGAGGCGCTCGACCTCTACCGCCACGCGCCCCTGCACGCCCTCGGCCAGGCCGCCGACGCGGCCCGCCGGCTGCGCTACGCCGGTACCGAGCACATCGCGACGTACATCATCGAGCGCAACATCAACTACACCAACGTGTGTGTGACGGCGTGCAAGTTCTGCGCCTTCTACGCGGCCCCCAAGGACGCGAAGAAGGGCTGGTCCCGGGACCTCGACGACATCCTGCGCCGCTGCGCGGAGACCGTCGAGCTGGGCGGCACGCAGATCATGTTCCAGGGCGGCCACCACCCGGACTACGGCGTCGAGTACTACGAGCACCACTTCTCCGCCATCAAGCAGGCCTTCCCGCAGCTGGTCATCCACTCCCTCGGCGCGTCCGAGGTCGAGCACATGGCCCGGATCTCCAAGGTGTCGGCGGAGGAGGCCATCCAGCGCATCCACGCCGCCGGCCTCGACTCCTTCGCGGGAGCCGGCGCCGAGCTGCTCCCGGAGCGGCCGCGCAAGGCGATCGCCCCGCTCAAGGAGTCCGGCGAGCGCTGGCTGGAGATCATGGAGATCGCCCACAAGCTGGGCGTGGAGTCCACCTCCACCATGCTGATGGGCACCGGCGAGACCAACGCCGAGCGCATCGAGCACATCGCGATGATCCGGGACACCCAGGACCGCACGGGCGGCTTCCGCGCCTTCATCCCGTACACCTACCAGCCCGAGAACAACCACCTCAAGGGCCGGACCCAGGCGACCGTCTTCGAGTACCTGCGCATGATCGCCATCGCGCGGCTCTTCCTCGACAACATCGCCCACATCCAGGGCTCCTGGCTCACCGTCGGCAAGGAGGCGGGCCAGCTCTCCCTGCACTACGGCGCCGACGACCTCGGTTCGATCATGCTGGAGGAGAACGTGGTCTCCTCGGCGGGTGCCAAGCACCGCTCGAACCGCATGGAGATCATCGACCTGATCCGCAAGGCGGGCCGCACCCCGGCCCAGCGCGCGACGACGTACGAGCACCTCCTCGTGCACGACGACCCGGCGAACGACCCGGTCGACGACCGCGTGGTCTCGCACATCTCCTCGACCGCCATCGAGGGCGGCACCGCCCACCCCGAGCTGAAGCTCATCTCCTCGAACTGA